From the Paraburkholderia sp. PREW-6R genome, one window contains:
- a CDS encoding 2'-5' RNA ligase family protein: MPEQLWLPGLEAPPVPTDGLFFAVYPNAATAAGIAKLAQQLREQSRSRSKPLAANRLHVTLHHLGNFVGGLPGPKVDAAMSAAAAAAAAIAPFSVEFDRVVSFASKPRPGPLVLCGGEGAAGLHVLHDILGQALDQAGFERHAARESVPYTPHVTLAYGMPWIDERTVEAFAWNVREVVLMHSLLGRSRHVALGRWPLAASG, from the coding sequence ATGCCTGAACAGCTGTGGTTGCCGGGCCTTGAAGCGCCTCCCGTTCCTACGGACGGGCTCTTTTTTGCGGTGTATCCGAATGCTGCGACGGCTGCGGGCATCGCGAAACTGGCGCAGCAGTTGCGCGAACAATCGCGCTCGCGGAGCAAGCCGCTCGCGGCGAACCGCTTGCACGTCACGTTGCATCACCTTGGCAATTTTGTGGGCGGACTTCCTGGGCCCAAGGTCGACGCAGCGATGAGCGCGGCCGCAGCCGCAGCTGCAGCAATCGCGCCGTTTAGCGTGGAGTTCGACAGGGTGGTCAGCTTCGCATCGAAGCCGCGGCCCGGCCCGCTCGTGCTTTGCGGCGGCGAAGGCGCGGCCGGGCTCCACGTGCTTCACGATATTCTCGGTCAGGCGCTTGATCAGGCGGGTTTCGAGCGTCATGCAGCGCGCGAGTCAGTGCCTTACACGCCGCATGTCACGCTTGCTTACGGCATGCCCTGGATCGACGAGCGGACGGTTGAGGCGTTCGCATGGAATGTGCGGGAGGTCGTGCTCATGCATAGCCTGCTCGGACGGAGCCGCCACGTCGCGCTCGGTCGATGGCCGCTGGCGGCAAGCGGGTGA
- the tadA gene encoding tRNA adenosine(34) deaminase TadA: MSEPLVPAASVDASAVERAEPVATPTQRSAHSGPRIARRSAVEGAGVSDTATAAPVSSGPTVPTSQTAVSERDRRFMALAQAAAEEARAAGEVPVGAVLVRGNEVIATGFNHPIGAHDPSAHAEMVALRAAAQVVGNYRLPGCELYVTLEPCLMCAGAIMHARIARVVFGARDPKTGACGSVVDAFAHPQLNHHTSVTGGVLEAECGAALKSFFSERRRAIREARAATRAQPDVDAAEAEQPRKAGATLVSNDAITADQTAGLAASAEVDPSQPL, from the coding sequence GTGAGCGAGCCCCTGGTTCCTGCCGCGTCGGTGGACGCTTCAGCCGTGGAGCGCGCTGAACCGGTTGCTACGCCCACGCAGCGTTCCGCGCATTCCGGTCCGCGAATTGCGCGCCGATCCGCAGTGGAGGGCGCCGGCGTTTCGGACACTGCCACCGCGGCGCCTGTCAGTTCAGGGCCTACTGTGCCCACTTCGCAAACTGCCGTTTCCGAGCGCGATCGGCGCTTCATGGCGCTCGCCCAGGCCGCCGCCGAGGAGGCGCGCGCAGCGGGCGAAGTGCCGGTCGGAGCGGTGCTCGTACGCGGCAATGAGGTCATCGCCACGGGCTTTAATCATCCGATCGGCGCTCACGATCCGTCCGCGCATGCCGAAATGGTCGCGTTGCGCGCGGCGGCGCAAGTCGTCGGGAATTATCGGCTGCCGGGCTGCGAGCTTTACGTGACCCTCGAACCTTGCCTGATGTGCGCGGGCGCGATCATGCACGCGCGGATTGCGCGCGTCGTGTTCGGGGCACGCGATCCGAAAACCGGCGCGTGCGGCAGCGTGGTCGACGCGTTTGCCCATCCGCAATTGAACCACCACACGTCCGTGACCGGCGGTGTGCTCGAAGCCGAGTGCGGCGCAGCGCTTAAATCGTTCTTCTCCGAGCGGCGGCGCGCGATCCGCGAGGCGCGCGCAGCGACCCGCGCGCAGCCAGATGTCGACGCGGCCGAAGCGGAACAGCCACGCAAAGCCGGTGCGACACTTGTCTCGAACGACGCCATCACGGCTGACCAAACAGCCGGTCTCGCGGCATCAGCCGAAGTCGATCCCAGCCAGCCGCTCTGA
- a CDS encoding cryptochrome/photolyase family protein — MILRLVLGDQLNAGHSWWREQRDDVLYVMMEIRSETDYAHHHAQKVLALFACMRGFAAAIEAAGHQVRYFRIGDADNGQSFAANLRQVAHSVGATRFERMEADEWRVEQALDAAAAECGLAQTVVGSEHFLVDRSELKTAFAHAVPRMEYFYRDLRQRFGILLANGGEPEGGKWNYDVDNRAKWPGSPAAPAWRWPAHDLSDLWHEIVAAGVVTMGDANEGQVRWPLTRREARAGLAQFVREALPHFGRYQDALTSRSLALFHSLLSFSLNVKMLHPLEVIRAALGAYRRGAVSLESTEGFIRQILGWREFVRGVYWARMPGYGQENALRAVRPLPGWYWSGNTGMACLAHAIGQSLKHAYAHHIQRLMVTGNFALLAGCDPDEVDAWYLGIYVDAFEWVEMPNTRGMSQFADGGVVGSKPYCGAASYISKQGDYCKGCAYDPKRRHGERACPFNSLYWHFHDRHRALLSGNPRLKMPYQLWEKLGAEERHATLQQAEVYLADLDAL; from the coding sequence ATGATTCTGCGACTGGTGCTCGGCGACCAACTGAACGCCGGTCATTCATGGTGGCGCGAGCAGCGTGACGACGTGCTGTACGTAATGATGGAAATTCGTAGCGAAACGGACTACGCGCACCATCACGCGCAAAAAGTGTTGGCACTATTTGCATGCATGCGCGGATTTGCGGCCGCGATCGAGGCGGCGGGCCATCAGGTGCGTTATTTCCGGATCGGCGACGCGGACAATGGGCAGAGTTTCGCCGCGAATTTACGTCAGGTGGCGCACTCCGTCGGCGCCACTCGGTTCGAGCGGATGGAGGCGGACGAATGGCGGGTCGAACAGGCGCTCGACGCGGCAGCCGCTGAATGCGGGCTTGCGCAAACCGTCGTGGGGAGCGAGCATTTTCTGGTCGACCGGAGCGAGCTGAAGACGGCGTTTGCACACGCGGTGCCCCGCATGGAGTACTTCTATCGCGATCTGCGCCAACGCTTCGGTATTCTGCTGGCGAACGGCGGCGAGCCGGAGGGCGGCAAATGGAATTACGACGTCGACAACCGGGCCAAATGGCCCGGGTCGCCGGCGGCGCCCGCATGGAGGTGGCCGGCTCACGACCTGAGTGATCTATGGCACGAAATAGTGGCTGCCGGCGTAGTGACCATGGGGGACGCCAACGAGGGGCAAGTGCGGTGGCCATTGACCCGTCGCGAGGCGCGTGCAGGACTTGCGCAGTTTGTCCGCGAAGCGCTGCCGCACTTTGGCCGCTATCAGGACGCATTGACCAGCCGTTCGCTGGCACTGTTTCATTCGCTGCTTTCGTTTTCGCTGAACGTGAAGATGCTTCATCCGCTCGAGGTGATTCGCGCCGCGCTGGGTGCCTATCGGCGCGGCGCCGTTTCGCTGGAGAGCACGGAGGGTTTCATTCGCCAGATTTTGGGGTGGCGCGAATTCGTTCGGGGCGTGTACTGGGCGCGCATGCCGGGGTATGGGCAGGAGAATGCGCTTCGTGCGGTGCGTCCGTTGCCGGGCTGGTACTGGAGCGGCAACACGGGCATGGCGTGCCTGGCGCATGCGATTGGGCAGTCGCTAAAGCACGCATACGCGCATCACATTCAAAGACTCATGGTGACTGGTAACTTCGCGCTGCTTGCAGGTTGTGATCCAGATGAAGTCGACGCATGGTATCTCGGCATTTATGTCGACGCCTTCGAGTGGGTCGAAATGCCCAATACGCGGGGCATGAGTCAGTTCGCGGACGGCGGAGTGGTTGGAAGCAAACCGTATTGCGGGGCGGCGTCGTACATCAGCAAGCAGGGCGACTATTGCAAAGGCTGCGCGTATGACCCGAAGCGGCGTCACGGCGAGCGCGCATGTCCGTTCAATAGTTTGTACTGGCATTTCCACGATCGTCATCGCGCATTGCTCAGTGGTAATCCTCGTTTGAAGATGCCTTATCAACTGTGGGAAAAGTTGGGCGCCGAAGAGCGGCACGCTACGCTGCAGCAGGCCGAGGTGTATCTCGCAGACCTCGACGCACTATAG
- the ldcA gene encoding muramoyltetrapeptide carboxypeptidase, which yields MTVHRTIELIAPSGYPHDPDVLHRALHRLHAQGHRVGGVETTRRRYQRFAGTDGERAADLNRLADPSRALPDIVLAVRGGYGATRILHGLDYEGLQRRLADQPVALVGHSDFTAIQMALLARAGIKTFGGPMLMSDFGAENVSEFTMQHFWSALTKPSLTVTGNTPQAQSADVSGMLWGGNLAVLTSLIGTPYLPPVQGGILFLEDVNEQPFRVERMLYQLHLSGILAQQQAVVLGDLSGGKAYDYDNGYDLHTMIEQMRSVIGIPVITGLQFGHVPNMLTLPVGADAHLVADSHGFKLTVSNYPCLA from the coding sequence ATGACCGTCCATCGCACTATTGAACTGATTGCGCCATCGGGTTACCCGCATGATCCAGACGTGCTGCACCGTGCGTTGCATCGGCTGCACGCCCAAGGGCATCGTGTGGGGGGCGTGGAAACGACCCGGCGTCGTTACCAGCGTTTTGCCGGCACCGATGGTGAGCGCGCCGCCGATCTGAACCGGCTCGCCGACCCCTCGCGTGCGCTGCCCGACATCGTGCTGGCCGTGCGCGGCGGCTATGGGGCAACGCGCATTCTTCACGGCCTCGACTACGAGGGGTTGCAGCGGCGCCTTGCCGACCAGCCGGTCGCGCTCGTCGGGCATAGCGATTTCACCGCGATCCAGATGGCGTTGCTCGCCCGGGCGGGCATCAAAACGTTCGGCGGTCCGATGCTGATGAGCGATTTCGGCGCAGAAAATGTCAGCGAATTCACGATGCAGCATTTCTGGTCGGCGCTGACGAAGCCCAGCTTGACAGTGACGGGCAACACGCCGCAAGCGCAATCGGCCGACGTGTCGGGCATGCTGTGGGGCGGCAATCTGGCGGTGCTGACGTCGCTGATCGGCACGCCGTATCTGCCGCCGGTGCAGGGCGGCATCCTGTTTCTGGAAGACGTCAACGAACAGCCGTTTCGCGTCGAGCGCATGCTGTACCAGTTGCATCTGTCCGGCATTCTCGCGCAGCAGCAGGCCGTGGTGCTCGGCGACTTATCGGGGGGAAAAGCCTATGACTACGACAACGGCTACGACCTTCATACGATGATCGAGCAGATGCGTTCGGTGATCGGCATTCCGGTTATCACCGGGCTGCAGTTCGGGCATGTGCCGAATATGCTGACCTTGCCGGTCGGCGCGGACGCGCATCTGGTCGCGGATTCGCATGGTTTCAAGCTGACGGTGTCGAATTATCCCTGCCTCGCGTAG
- a CDS encoding DnaJ family domain-containing protein encodes MKLLDALVEQRIAAAVARGEFDDLPGAGAPLAWDDDALVPEEVRVANRILKNAGFAPPAVEQLRALRNLKAELSAVSDQAVRCRLQARMLALDMALESLRGGPLVVPREYCRRIAERLSERVGNLNTADAGSQ; translated from the coding sequence ATGAAATTGCTTGATGCGTTAGTCGAACAGCGAATCGCCGCCGCCGTCGCGCGGGGTGAGTTCGACGATTTGCCCGGCGCGGGTGCGCCGCTGGCTTGGGACGACGATGCGCTGGTGCCTGAAGAAGTGCGTGTCGCTAACCGGATTCTAAAAAATGCAGGTTTTGCGCCGCCGGCTGTGGAACAGTTGCGCGCGTTGCGCAATCTGAAAGCGGAGTTGAGCGCCGTCAGCGATCAGGCGGTTCGTTGCCGACTCCAGGCACGCATGCTGGCGCTCGACATGGCGCTCGAGTCGCTGCGCGGCGGCCCGCTGGTCGTGCCGCGCGAGTATTGCCGGCGAATCGCCGAACGTCTGTCGGAGCGCGTCGGCAATCTCAATACCGCAGACGCGGGTTCGCAGTGA
- a CDS encoding KUP/HAK/KT family potassium transporter — protein MLKQRLDLQGSPASHGEAGSGALVLGALGIVFGDIGTSPIYALRQSVVDAGSANTQIVMGVLSMIVWAVVIVVMLKYACYVMRADNEGEGGIIALTALVRSGYREAGRHAPRVLLLAGLFGAAMFYGDSMITPAVSVLSAVEGLGEISPAFNPWIVPIAAAILIALFAFQRRGSAVVGRAFGPVMAIWFVYLAAVGLYRIVQHPEVLRALSPQWAWSLTIDRPQLTFVILGAVILALTGAEALYADIGHFGRKPIRVGLIAVVFPSIIIGYFGQAATLLFEPGSSSQPFFHAAPSWALIPSVIIAMLATIIASQAVISGAFSMTSQAIELGFMPRVRIIETSKQQRGQVYVPAVNAILFIAVMFLVLVFRSSERLTSAYGIAVGLTMLITTVLMVSVSRNVWRWPVWRVILVSAPLLAVDLTLVAANIPKIPSGGWFPVTVGLVLFVLMSTWRRGRELAAIHASRAEPLEDFLRETFNGDLKPTRVPGTAVYPGNIRGMTPAALKSNLRHNRVLHETAIFFANISESAPRIDEKTRIEIRDLGNGCYEIIARHGFVERPDLRRVLESMNGRLGEWTYDPARTTFFLPRDEVLKGCSHGAMMQWREALFGQMSFHSASSAEYYGLRPEDVVELGVQVAL, from the coding sequence ATGCTCAAACAGCGACTCGACCTTCAAGGCAGCCCCGCCTCCCACGGCGAAGCGGGCAGCGGCGCGCTCGTACTCGGCGCGCTCGGTATCGTGTTTGGCGACATCGGCACGAGTCCGATTTACGCGTTGCGCCAGTCGGTTGTCGATGCAGGCTCCGCGAATACGCAAATCGTAATGGGCGTGCTGTCGATGATCGTGTGGGCGGTCGTGATCGTCGTCATGTTGAAATATGCGTGCTACGTGATGCGCGCGGACAATGAAGGCGAGGGCGGCATCATCGCGCTGACCGCGCTGGTGCGCTCGGGCTACAGAGAGGCGGGCCGCCATGCGCCGCGCGTGTTGCTGCTGGCCGGGCTGTTTGGCGCGGCCATGTTCTACGGCGATTCGATGATTACGCCGGCCGTGTCGGTGTTGTCCGCGGTGGAGGGACTGGGCGAAATCAGCCCTGCGTTCAATCCGTGGATCGTGCCGATTGCGGCGGCTATCCTGATTGCGCTCTTTGCCTTTCAACGACGCGGCAGCGCAGTAGTCGGGCGTGCGTTCGGCCCCGTCATGGCGATCTGGTTCGTCTACCTTGCCGCAGTGGGCCTTTACCGGATCGTGCAGCATCCCGAGGTGTTGCGCGCACTGTCGCCGCAATGGGCCTGGTCGCTTACGATTGACCGTCCCCAGTTGACCTTTGTGATTCTCGGCGCGGTTATTCTCGCGTTGACCGGAGCCGAAGCCTTGTACGCCGACATCGGCCACTTCGGGCGCAAGCCGATCCGTGTGGGTCTGATTGCGGTCGTGTTTCCTTCGATCATCATCGGCTATTTCGGGCAGGCGGCGACATTGCTGTTCGAGCCCGGTTCTTCCAGTCAGCCGTTCTTTCACGCCGCGCCTTCGTGGGCGTTGATTCCAAGCGTCATTATCGCAATGCTCGCGACGATCATCGCTTCGCAGGCGGTCATTTCCGGCGCGTTTTCGATGACGAGTCAGGCGATCGAACTGGGTTTCATGCCGCGTGTGAGGATCATTGAAACGTCGAAGCAACAGCGCGGTCAGGTTTATGTGCCGGCCGTCAATGCGATTCTGTTTATCGCCGTGATGTTTCTCGTGCTCGTATTCCGAAGCTCGGAGCGCCTGACCTCGGCGTACGGCATCGCGGTTGGACTGACGATGCTGATCACCACGGTTCTGATGGTCAGCGTATCGCGCAACGTCTGGCGCTGGCCGGTGTGGCGCGTGATACTCGTGAGCGCGCCCCTGCTTGCCGTGGACCTGACGCTGGTGGCGGCGAACATTCCGAAAATTCCGTCCGGCGGCTGGTTTCCCGTCACCGTTGGACTGGTGCTCTTCGTGCTGATGTCCACGTGGCGGCGCGGACGCGAACTCGCCGCGATTCACGCCAGCCGTGCCGAGCCGCTTGAAGACTTTCTACGCGAGACATTCAACGGTGATCTGAAGCCAACCCGCGTGCCGGGCACCGCAGTCTATCCGGGCAACATTCGCGGGATGACGCCGGCAGCGCTCAAAAGCAACCTTCGTCACAACCGGGTCTTGCATGAGACCGCGATTTTCTTCGCGAACATTTCCGAGTCGGCGCCGCGCATCGACGAAAAAACGCGTATCGAAATACGCGATCTTGGCAACGGATGCTATGAAATCATTGCGCGCCACGGCTTCGTGGAGCGGCCCGACTTGCGACGCGTGCTCGAGTCGATGAACGGCCGCCTCGGTGAATGGACCTACGACCCGGCGCGCACGACCTTTTTCCTTCCACGCGATGAAGTTCTCAAAGGATGCTCTCACGGCGCGATGATGCAATGGCGCGAAGCGCTGTTCGGCCAGATGTCGTTTCATTCGGCGTCGAGCGCGGAATACTACGGCCTTCGACCGGAAGACGTGGTGGAACTGGGAGTGCAGGTCGCGCTTTGA
- a CDS encoding UdgX family uracil-DNA binding protein (This protein belongs to the uracil DNA glycosylase superfamily, members of which act in excision repair of DNA. However, it belongs more specifically to UdgX branch, whose founding member was found to bind uracil in DNA (where it does not belong), without cleaving it, appears to promote DNA repair by a pathway involving RecA, rather than base excision.), which yields MHAIVIEDHFAAWRAASLTALGEGLAPESVEWRIASSPDLPQEQAPIEYAQARDTTAVPASAPTVHVSKDFAALLKDAASFRDPQRWAFLYKVLWRWHHGDRAAASAADEDGARLYRMAKSVRRAQHDMIAYVRFRKQEASATPEYIAWYEPDHDVLPWAAEHFAERMGRSSWLITTPRGAAFWDGQQLHLHARRALPGEHRCETADEAEALWLAYYRSTFNPARLNEVALEQHMPVRFWKGLPEGHLIPGMISEAKSGARRLAQAGNVGMLGGKAIPVDAQAAQPMRDEPSSLDACRRCDLWRNATQAVGSSGPNTARIMLIGEQPGDQEDLSGQPFVGPAGQLLNTAIERAGLSREQVYMTNAVKHFKWEPRGKRRLHKTAGQREIEACSYWLERELQTVRPAVIVALGATALTALLHKKVSLRDYAGAPFEVEGGWAIATYHPSFALRQQDLASRDRIADEIADALAQARELADKEAPSGTKGSGQ from the coding sequence ATGCACGCGATCGTCATCGAAGATCATTTCGCTGCGTGGCGCGCGGCTTCGCTCACAGCGCTCGGCGAAGGCCTCGCGCCGGAATCGGTCGAATGGCGAATCGCGTCGAGCCCGGATCTACCGCAAGAACAGGCGCCAATCGAATACGCGCAAGCGCGCGATACGACAGCTGTTCCCGCCTCTGCGCCAACGGTGCATGTGTCGAAGGACTTCGCTGCACTGCTGAAAGACGCTGCGTCGTTTCGTGATCCGCAGCGCTGGGCGTTTCTCTACAAAGTGCTATGGCGTTGGCATCATGGCGACCGTGCGGCTGCGTCCGCCGCCGACGAAGACGGCGCGCGACTCTATCGCATGGCCAAAAGCGTGCGGCGCGCGCAGCACGACATGATCGCTTACGTGCGCTTTCGCAAGCAGGAAGCGAGTGCAACGCCCGAATATATCGCCTGGTACGAGCCGGATCACGATGTGTTGCCATGGGCCGCGGAACACTTCGCAGAGCGCATGGGGCGTTCATCGTGGCTCATTACCACACCACGCGGCGCCGCTTTCTGGGACGGCCAGCAATTGCATCTGCACGCGCGTCGTGCATTGCCGGGAGAGCATCGTTGCGAGACCGCGGACGAGGCCGAAGCGCTATGGCTTGCGTATTACCGCAGTACCTTTAATCCTGCGCGGCTCAACGAAGTGGCGCTCGAACAGCACATGCCGGTGCGTTTCTGGAAGGGCTTGCCGGAGGGACATTTGATTCCCGGCATGATCAGCGAGGCGAAGAGTGGCGCAAGACGCCTCGCGCAGGCCGGCAACGTGGGCATGCTTGGCGGAAAAGCCATACCCGTTGATGCGCAAGCCGCGCAACCAATGCGTGACGAACCCTCTTCGCTCGACGCCTGCCGGCGTTGCGACCTGTGGCGCAACGCGACGCAGGCAGTCGGCAGTTCGGGGCCGAACACCGCGCGGATCATGCTGATTGGCGAACAGCCCGGCGATCAGGAAGATCTGAGCGGACAACCGTTTGTCGGGCCCGCCGGGCAGTTGCTCAATACGGCAATCGAGCGCGCCGGTCTGTCTCGCGAGCAGGTCTATATGACGAACGCGGTCAAGCACTTCAAATGGGAGCCGCGAGGCAAGCGCCGCCTGCACAAGACGGCGGGACAGCGTGAGATCGAAGCGTGCTCCTACTGGCTCGAGCGCGAGCTGCAAACGGTGCGCCCTGCGGTGATCGTCGCGCTTGGCGCAACCGCGCTCACTGCGTTGCTGCATAAAAAAGTCAGCCTGCGGGACTATGCAGGGGCTCCGTTCGAAGTCGAAGGCGGGTGGGCCATTGCAACGTACCATCCATCGTTCGCACTGCGGCAGCAGGACCTGGCGTCGCGTGACAGGATCGCAGATGAGATCGCCGACGCGCTTGCCCAAGCGCGCGAACTGGCCGACAAGGAAGCACCGTCCGGAACGAAAGGAAGCGGGCAATGA
- a CDS encoding putative DNA modification/repair radical SAM protein: MELLKKLEVLADAAKYDASCASSGAPKRGSRGIAGLGASTGAGICHSFTPDGRCVSLLKILLTNFCLYDCQYCVNRRTSNVPRARFTPEEVVDLTLDFYRRNYIDGLFLSSGIIQSSNYTMEQLVRVAQSLREDHQFRGYVHLKTIPDADPQLIAQAGRYADRLSVNIELPTDSSLARLAPEKDVRTIKLAMGSIRLAQEEAQSETKAPPFTPAGQSTQMIVGADETNDHTILQTAETLYGSYKLKRVYYSAFSPIPDSPSALPAQAPPLLREHRLYQADFLLRGYGFSADELFGQTGNLSLEIDPKLAWALAHRESFPVDLNRAPLRMIARVPGIGMRNAKRLVELRRSRRVRYDDLVRLRCPMEKIKPFVVTQDYRAAMHDASSERLRRVLTPPPVQLALL, from the coding sequence GTGGAATTGCTCAAGAAGCTCGAAGTTCTGGCAGACGCAGCAAAATACGACGCGTCCTGCGCAAGCAGTGGCGCGCCTAAACGCGGCTCGCGCGGAATCGCCGGTCTGGGCGCCAGCACCGGCGCCGGGATCTGTCACAGCTTTACGCCGGACGGGCGCTGCGTATCGCTGCTAAAAATTCTGCTGACCAACTTCTGTCTGTACGACTGTCAGTATTGCGTCAATCGCCGTACCAGCAACGTGCCGCGCGCGCGATTCACGCCGGAGGAAGTCGTCGACCTCACGCTCGACTTTTATCGGCGCAATTACATCGACGGGCTGTTTCTCAGCTCGGGCATCATCCAGTCGTCCAACTACACCATGGAGCAATTGGTGCGTGTCGCGCAGTCGCTGCGGGAAGACCATCAGTTTCGCGGTTATGTGCACCTGAAAACCATCCCGGACGCCGACCCACAGTTGATTGCGCAAGCGGGCCGCTATGCGGACCGTTTGAGCGTGAACATCGAACTGCCGACTGACAGCAGCCTCGCGCGTCTTGCGCCGGAAAAGGACGTGCGCACCATCAAGCTGGCAATGGGCTCCATCCGTCTGGCACAGGAGGAAGCGCAAAGTGAAACGAAGGCCCCGCCTTTTACGCCGGCCGGACAGAGTACACAAATGATCGTCGGGGCCGATGAGACGAACGACCACACCATCCTGCAAACAGCAGAAACGTTATACGGTTCGTACAAGCTCAAGCGCGTTTACTATTCGGCGTTCAGTCCCATTCCCGACAGTCCGTCTGCGTTGCCGGCACAGGCGCCGCCGCTTCTGCGCGAGCATCGGCTTTACCAGGCGGACTTTCTGCTGCGCGGTTATGGCTTCAGTGCTGACGAATTGTTCGGGCAAACCGGCAACCTGTCGCTTGAAATCGATCCTAAGCTTGCGTGGGCGCTCGCGCATCGTGAGAGCTTTCCCGTGGACCTGAACCGCGCTCCACTGCGCATGATCGCGCGCGTGCCGGGCATCGGCATGCGCAATGCCAAACGCCTCGTCGAACTGCGGCGCTCACGCCGCGTGCGCTACGACGATCTGGTGCGGCTTCGTTGTCCGATGGAAAAGATCAAGCCGTTTGTCGTCACACAGGACTACCGCGCGGCCATGCATGACGCGTCGTCGGAGCGGCTGCGTCGCGTGCTAACGCCGCCACCGGTGCAACTAGCGTTGCTGTGA
- a CDS encoding glyoxalase/bleomycin resistance/dioxygenase family protein, protein MERSSYAREDIGNLVLLEHVNLKIPDQRLATAFYVSALGLTRDPFLMTGVNNMWINVDRSQIHLPHGDAQLLRGHVGLIVGPRASLLERLRAARPVLGQTRFTWAERDDRVEVTCPWGNRYDCLDPDACAASDPWAGIDLGMAYVHFDVPLGCAASIAAFYREIFDAFAEVRERGGSLQAVVAVGRHQQLVFAESPSAGNDYDGHHIQLYVADFSGPYERLARRRLNYDEEAHQYRFAELVDPETGACCFTLEHEVRSLRHPLYARPLVNRNPDMTNRNFRIGGERANGVF, encoded by the coding sequence ATGGAGCGTTCCAGCTATGCACGGGAAGACATCGGCAATCTCGTATTGCTCGAGCACGTCAATCTTAAGATTCCGGACCAGCGTCTTGCCACCGCGTTCTATGTCAGCGCCCTCGGTCTGACGCGCGATCCGTTTCTCATGACCGGCGTGAACAATATGTGGATCAACGTCGATCGTTCGCAGATTCACCTGCCGCACGGCGACGCCCAGCTGCTCCGCGGTCACGTTGGGCTGATCGTGGGCCCGCGCGCGTCGCTGCTCGAGCGCTTGCGGGCGGCCAGGCCCGTGCTGGGACAGACCCGCTTCACATGGGCCGAGCGGGACGACCGTGTCGAAGTGACTTGCCCGTGGGGCAATCGATACGACTGTCTCGACCCCGACGCGTGCGCCGCGAGCGACCCGTGGGCGGGCATTGATCTCGGCATGGCCTACGTACATTTCGATGTGCCGCTCGGTTGCGCGGCGTCGATCGCCGCGTTCTACCGCGAGATCTTTGACGCGTTCGCCGAGGTGCGCGAGCGCGGCGGTTCACTGCAAGCGGTGGTCGCGGTCGGCAGGCATCAACAGCTCGTATTTGCCGAATCGCCGTCGGCGGGCAACGACTACGATGGGCATCACATCCAGCTGTATGTGGCCGATTTTTCCGGACCCTATGAACGCCTCGCCCGGCGCAGGCTGAATTACGACGAGGAAGCTCATCAGTATCGTTTCGCCGAACTCGTCGATCCCGAAACCGGAGCGTGTTGCTTCACGCTCGAACATGAAGTGCGCAGCTTGCGTCATCCGCTTTACGCGAGGCCGCTGGTGAACCGTAATCCGGATATGACCAACCGCAATTTCAGAATCGGCGGCGAGCGCGCCAATGGGGTGTTTTGA
- a CDS encoding GntR family transcriptional regulator produces the protein MSDTDLAAVNGSKPEAIAERIRAAILEHRLAPGAKLTEAQLCEVFGVKRGPIRQALAQLATDHLVDLEPNRGAFVASPSLQEVHEVFEMRRIIELAVVEKICSGHGVRRLKSIGSMIGRERKAFETRDFPAWIRLSGEFHTELASLTGNTVLCDCLNGLVARSTLISALYESLGRSPCSFEDHEAILAALDAGDAKAAAALMSRHLQSVELKMLERPARGAADLHEVFGALSGASKSAPR, from the coding sequence ATGTCTGATACAGATCTCGCTGCCGTGAATGGTTCGAAGCCCGAAGCAATCGCCGAGCGCATTCGCGCCGCGATCCTCGAGCATCGGCTCGCGCCTGGCGCCAAGCTGACAGAAGCGCAGTTGTGCGAAGTATTTGGCGTGAAGCGCGGCCCGATCCGGCAGGCGCTCGCGCAACTGGCGACCGATCATCTCGTCGATCTCGAACCGAATCGCGGGGCGTTCGTGGCAAGTCCGTCGCTACAGGAAGTGCATGAAGTGTTCGAAATGCGCCGCATCATCGAACTCGCTGTAGTGGAGAAGATTTGCAGCGGCCACGGCGTGCGGCGGTTAAAGAGCATCGGCAGCATGATCGGCCGCGAACGCAAGGCGTTCGAAACGCGTGATTTTCCAGCGTGGATCCGGCTGTCGGGCGAGTTCCATACTGAACTTGCCAGTCTCACCGGCAATACGGTGCTGTGCGACTGCCTGAATGGACTGGTCGCACGCTCCACACTGATTTCCGCGCTGTACGAGTCGCTCGGACGCAGCCCGTGCTCGTTCGAGGACCATGAAGCCATTCTCGCCGCGCTCGACGCCGGCGACGCAAAAGCAGCAGCGGCTCTGATGTCGCGCCATTTGCAAAGCGTCGAGTTGAAGATGCTGGAGCGTCCCGCCCGAGGAGCGGCGGATTTGCATGAAGTGTTCGGCGCACTGAGTGGCGCATCGAAGTCAGCACCACGCTGA